From Burkholderia savannae, a single genomic window includes:
- a CDS encoding Zn-dependent oxidoreductase yields the protein MLSVVVDRPNSMGVRELPTPAPAAGEVRVRVRYAGICGSDLHIFHGKNPFVSYPRIIGHEFVGRIESVGAGVDASRVGEIVAVDPVISCGHCHACAIGRRNVCRNLSVLGVHRDGGFSEYACVPAANAYRIPPEIADTCAAIVEPFAVAANATARTGVLPSDVALIYGAGTVGLTLLQVLKHVYGIRAFITDRLDERLELARRCGAAADEVINAAAEALPDALLRRGVDGGPTLIFDAVCHPSILEEAVRLAAPAGRIGVLGFSSEPSSIVQAELTKKELTLCASRLNCAMFAPVIEWIAKGLVHPEHIVTHKVDFRDVAHAFDLAERNPRESCKILLDFAAQPE from the coding sequence ATGCTGAGCGTCGTCGTCGACCGGCCCAATAGCATGGGCGTGCGTGAATTGCCGACGCCCGCGCCCGCCGCGGGCGAAGTGCGCGTGCGCGTGCGTTATGCGGGCATTTGCGGTTCCGATCTGCACATCTTCCACGGCAAGAACCCGTTCGTCTCGTATCCGCGGATCATCGGCCACGAGTTCGTCGGGCGCATCGAATCGGTCGGCGCGGGCGTCGACGCGTCGCGCGTCGGCGAGATCGTCGCGGTCGATCCGGTCATCAGCTGCGGGCACTGCCATGCGTGCGCGATCGGGCGGCGCAACGTGTGCCGCAACCTGAGCGTGCTCGGCGTGCATCGCGACGGCGGCTTCAGCGAGTACGCCTGCGTGCCCGCGGCGAACGCGTACCGGATTCCGCCCGAGATCGCCGACACGTGCGCGGCGATCGTCGAGCCGTTCGCGGTCGCGGCGAACGCGACCGCGCGCACCGGCGTGCTGCCGTCCGACGTCGCGCTGATCTACGGCGCGGGCACGGTGGGCCTCACGCTGCTGCAGGTGCTCAAGCACGTCTACGGCATCCGCGCGTTCATCACCGATCGCCTCGACGAGCGCCTGGAACTGGCGCGCCGGTGCGGCGCGGCGGCCGACGAGGTGATCAACGCGGCGGCCGAAGCGCTGCCCGACGCGCTGCTGCGGCGCGGCGTCGACGGCGGCCCGACGCTGATCTTCGACGCCGTCTGCCATCCGTCGATCCTCGAGGAAGCGGTGCGGCTCGCGGCGCCCGCCGGGCGGATCGGCGTGCTCGGCTTCTCGTCGGAGCCGTCGTCGATCGTGCAGGCCGAGCTGACGAAGAAAGAACTGACGCTGTGCGCGTCGCGGCTCAATTGCGCGATGTTCGCGCCGGTCATCGAATGGATCGCCAAGGGGCTCGTGCATCCGGAGCACATCGTCACGCACAAGGTCGATTTTCGCGACGTCGCGCATGCGTTCGATCTCGCGGAGCGCAATCCGCGCGAAAGCTGCAAGATCCTGCTGGATTTCGCGGCGCAGCCGGAGTGA
- a CDS encoding GntR family transcriptional regulator, producing MSDKESTEDMVVAALHGFALDADASYTQQVHALLRNAIVRGALPPRTALSEAVISATIDVSRTPVREALAQLADERLVQIYRKVGTLVAPISVSMLEEGRFARSTLECANHVDLAQKITPAQLEELARLVGAQRDAVAARDVDTFFALDETMHGRMFEFAGRPHVWEMLQPMKRQFDRVRWLLLDRVEDHARRALHEHEQILAHIASRNMALLGASVAVHVDRVSSHLPEVRDRAPHYFVD from the coding sequence ATGAGCGACAAGGAATCCACTGAAGACATGGTCGTCGCGGCGCTGCACGGCTTCGCGCTCGACGCCGACGCGTCGTACACGCAACAGGTGCACGCGCTGCTGCGCAACGCGATCGTGCGCGGCGCGCTGCCGCCGCGCACCGCGCTGTCGGAGGCGGTGATCTCGGCCACGATCGACGTGAGCCGCACGCCCGTGCGCGAGGCGCTCGCGCAACTCGCCGACGAACGGCTCGTGCAGATCTACCGCAAGGTCGGCACGCTCGTCGCGCCGATCTCGGTGTCGATGCTCGAAGAAGGACGCTTTGCGCGCAGCACGCTCGAATGCGCGAACCACGTCGATCTCGCGCAAAAGATCACGCCGGCGCAGCTCGAGGAACTCGCGCGCCTCGTCGGCGCGCAGCGCGACGCGGTGGCCGCGCGCGACGTCGACACCTTCTTCGCGCTCGACGAAACGATGCACGGCCGCATGTTCGAGTTCGCCGGCCGGCCGCACGTGTGGGAGATGCTGCAGCCGATGAAGCGGCAGTTCGACCGCGTGCGCTGGCTGCTGCTCGATCGCGTCGAGGACCACGCGCGCCGCGCGCTGCACGAGCACGAGCAGATCCTCGCGCACATCGCGTCGCGCAACATGGCGCTGCTCGGCGCGTCGGTCGCGGTGCACGTCGACCGCGTGAGCTCCCATCTGCCCGAGGTGCGCGACCGCGCGCCGCACTACTTTGTCGACTGA
- a CDS encoding mannitol dehydrogenase family protein, whose translation MPLLSSDQCRNLPAEVSYPRYDRRALRTGIVHLGLGAFHRAHQACYTETLVERGDMRWGIAGVELRRPHTVERLAAQDHLYSVTERDGDAARTRIVGAVHRALFAPQALAPLLGLIADPAVPIVSLTVTEKGYYRKAGGAELDADDPAIRRDLQQPDAPWTTLGVLVAGIRRRPAGAPLSVVCCDNMPSNGDTLRTLLAQYAEQVDGALARRIRDDIAFPNTMVDRIVPAATPESLDWAQARIGVRDEAAIVCEPFAQWVFEDSFAGARPRWEEAGALVATDVRPYEKMKLRLLNGSHSAIAYVGQLRARRTVSDAMADPLIDAFVRGVMTRDLLATVDVPAGYDVHAYCASLIERFRNPALAHRTAQIATDGTQKVPLRWLPALEQSAAAGVERPYLERALAAWLHYVEAPHDEAGKPLALDDPGADALARTLHAACSATDAVRAALDRLASRGAARWPDALTARVGSHLETLRERGTDALLRPLLDA comes from the coding sequence ATGCCGCTTCTTTCGTCCGATCAATGCCGCAATTTGCCGGCCGAGGTGTCCTATCCCCGCTACGACAGGCGCGCGCTGCGCACGGGCATCGTGCACCTCGGCCTCGGCGCGTTCCATCGCGCGCATCAGGCGTGCTACACGGAGACGCTCGTCGAGCGCGGCGACATGCGCTGGGGCATCGCGGGCGTCGAGCTGCGGCGACCGCACACCGTCGAGCGGCTCGCCGCGCAGGATCATCTCTATTCGGTCACCGAGCGCGACGGCGACGCCGCGCGCACCCGCATCGTCGGCGCGGTCCATCGCGCGCTGTTCGCGCCGCAGGCGCTCGCGCCGCTCCTCGGCCTGATCGCCGATCCGGCCGTGCCGATCGTCAGCCTGACCGTCACCGAGAAGGGCTATTACCGCAAGGCGGGCGGCGCTGAGCTCGACGCCGACGATCCCGCGATCCGCCGCGACCTGCAGCAGCCGGATGCGCCGTGGACGACGCTCGGCGTGCTCGTGGCCGGCATCCGGCGGCGTCCGGCGGGCGCGCCGCTGTCGGTCGTTTGCTGCGACAACATGCCGTCGAACGGCGACACGCTGCGCACGCTGCTCGCGCAATACGCGGAGCAGGTCGACGGCGCGCTCGCGCGGCGCATCCGCGACGACATCGCGTTCCCGAACACGATGGTCGACCGGATCGTGCCCGCCGCGACGCCCGAATCGCTCGACTGGGCCCAAGCGCGGATCGGCGTGCGCGACGAGGCGGCGATCGTCTGCGAGCCGTTCGCGCAGTGGGTGTTCGAGGACAGCTTCGCCGGCGCGCGGCCCCGCTGGGAAGAGGCGGGCGCGCTCGTCGCGACCGACGTGCGCCCGTACGAGAAGATGAAGCTGCGACTGCTGAACGGCTCGCATTCGGCGATCGCGTACGTCGGCCAATTGCGCGCGCGGCGCACGGTGTCCGATGCGATGGCCGATCCGCTGATCGACGCGTTCGTGCGCGGCGTGATGACGCGCGACCTGCTCGCGACCGTCGACGTGCCGGCCGGCTACGACGTGCACGCGTATTGCGCGTCGCTGATCGAGCGCTTTCGCAACCCGGCGCTCGCGCATCGCACCGCGCAGATCGCGACGGACGGCACGCAGAAGGTGCCGCTGCGCTGGCTGCCGGCGCTCGAGCAGAGCGCGGCGGCGGGCGTCGAGCGGCCGTATCTCGAGCGTGCGCTCGCCGCGTGGCTGCATTACGTGGAAGCGCCGCACGACGAGGCCGGCAAGCCGCTCGCGCTCGACGATCCGGGCGCCGACGCGCTTGCGCGAACCCTGCATGCGGCGTGCAGCGCGACCGACGCGGTGCGCGCGGCGCTGGATCGGCTCGCGTCGCGCGGCGCGGCGCGATGGCCCGATGCGCTGACGGCGCGCGTCGGCTCGCATCTGGAGACGTTGCGCGAGCGCGGCACGGACGCGCTGCTGAGGCCGTTGCTCGACGCTTGA
- the manD gene encoding D-mannonate dehydratase ManD: MKIERLNIIVTCPGRNFVTVKIVTNEGVYGLGDATLNGRELAVRAYLEDHVFPCLVGRDPRNIEDIWQYLYRGAYWRRGPVTMTAIAAIDMALWDILGKLAGMPVYRLLGGRSRDGLMVYGHATGRDHEEAIDAVHRHIEAGYRAIRVQSGVPGLSKVYGVGKTAGAYEPAEKGLPPEEPWDTALYLRHTPELFRKVRDAVGDAPHLLHDAHHRLTPIEAARLGRDLEPYRLFWLEDATPAENQDAFRLIRSHTTTPLAVGEVFNSIWDCKDLIRDQLIDYIRATIVHAGGITHVRRIADYAAMYQVRTGFHGATDLSPVCMAAAVNFGLWAPNFGIQELMPHNALTDEVFPHSYRFEDGHLVMDDVPGLGVDIDEALAAKYPYERAYLPVARLRDGSMWNW, from the coding sequence GTGAAAATCGAACGGCTGAACATCATCGTCACCTGCCCCGGCCGGAATTTCGTGACGGTCAAGATCGTCACCAACGAAGGCGTCTACGGCCTCGGCGACGCGACGCTCAACGGGCGCGAGCTCGCCGTGCGCGCGTATCTCGAGGATCACGTGTTTCCGTGCCTCGTCGGGCGCGACCCGCGCAATATCGAGGACATCTGGCAATACCTGTACCGCGGCGCGTACTGGCGGCGCGGGCCCGTCACGATGACGGCGATCGCCGCGATCGACATGGCGCTGTGGGACATCCTGGGCAAGCTCGCCGGCATGCCCGTCTATCGGCTGCTCGGCGGCCGCAGCCGCGACGGGCTGATGGTGTACGGCCACGCGACCGGGCGCGACCACGAGGAAGCGATCGACGCCGTGCATCGGCACATCGAGGCGGGCTACCGCGCGATCCGCGTGCAGTCGGGCGTGCCGGGGCTGTCGAAGGTGTACGGCGTCGGCAAGACCGCGGGCGCGTACGAGCCCGCCGAAAAGGGCCTGCCGCCCGAGGAGCCGTGGGACACCGCGCTCTATCTGCGCCACACGCCGGAGCTCTTCCGCAAGGTGCGCGACGCGGTCGGCGACGCGCCGCATCTGCTGCACGACGCGCATCACCGGCTCACGCCGATCGAGGCCGCGCGCCTCGGCCGCGATCTCGAGCCGTACCGGCTGTTCTGGCTCGAAGACGCGACGCCCGCCGAAAACCAGGACGCGTTCCGATTGATCCGCAGCCACACGACGACGCCGCTCGCGGTGGGCGAGGTCTTCAATTCGATTTGGGACTGCAAGGATCTGATCCGCGACCAGCTGATCGACTACATCCGCGCGACGATCGTCCACGCGGGCGGCATCACGCACGTGCGCCGCATCGCCGACTACGCGGCGATGTACCAGGTCCGCACGGGCTTCCACGGCGCGACCGACCTGTCGCCCGTGTGCATGGCGGCCGCCGTCAACTTCGGCCTGTGGGCGCCGAACTTCGGCATTCAGGAGCTGATGCCGCACAACGCGCTGACCGACGAAGTCTTTCCGCACAGCTATCGCTTCGAGGACGGCCATCTCGTGATGGACGACGTGCCGGGCCTCGGCGTCGACATCGACGAGGCGCTCGCCGCGAAATATCCGTACGAGCGCGCCTACCTGCCCGTCGCCCGCCTGCGCGACGGCTCGATGTGGAACTGGTGA